Proteins encoded by one window of Rutidosis leptorrhynchoides isolate AG116_Rl617_1_P2 chromosome 7, CSIRO_AGI_Rlap_v1, whole genome shotgun sequence:
- the LOC139860293 gene encoding epoxide hydrolase 2-like, with protein MHIAELGKGPTVILIHGFPELWFTWRHQIVYLASHGYRAIAPDLRGFGDTTGAPTDDVTKFTTLHVVGDLVALIDIVVAPGEDKVFVVARDWGLGAHRRNPIFQPVDALRALYGNDFYMVRFQKRGRFSKKNALNREYKRTRENGEAHT; from the exons ATGCACATAGCAGAACTCGGGAAAGGCCCCACCGTCATCCTAATCCACGGTTTCCCGGAACTTTGGTTCACGTGGCGCCACCAAATTGTCTACCTTGCATCTCACGGCTACCGTGCTATTGCTCCCGATCTACGTGGATTCGGGGACACAACCGGTGCTCCCACGGATGACGTCACCAAGTTCACCACCCTTCATGTGGTTGGAGACCTGGTGGCGCTTATTGACATTGTGGTGGCCCCCGGTGAAGACAAGGTGTTTGTAGTGGCTCGTGATTGGGGGCTTGGGGCGCA TCGAAGAAATCCAATATTCCAACCTGTTGATGCTCTTCGTGCTCTTTATGGAAATGATTTCTACATGGTCAGATTTCAG aaacgaggtcGTTTTTCAAAGAAAAACGCCCTCAATAGAGAATACAAAAGGACAAGGGAAAACGGGGAAGCTCACACCTAG
- the LOC139860294 gene encoding uncharacterized protein — MNTNNPNFDPDMNLVLTILNTTNNRALEDIARLDHLDELDDEEEVEPIPRAPRRYLYRDREGRAKALWNDYFSDNCTFPDDYFRRRYRISKPLFLRICQGIMNFSQTPIPEYFTYFHQKRDACGLLGFNIVQKVTSVIRQLAYAATADLFDEYLHMGEQTAYDCLNKFCKCIFHLYATEYLRKPTAHDVQRLTTKHAQIHGFSGMLGSIDCMH; from the coding sequence atgaatacaaataaccCAAATTTTGATCCGGATATGAATTTGGTATTAACGATCTTGAATACCACAAATAATCGAGCGCTTGAAGATATCGCAAGACTTGATCATTTAGATGAGTTAGACGACGAAGAAGAAGTTGAACCCATTCCAAGGGCACCGAGAAGATATTTATATAGAGATCGTGAAGGCCGTGCAAAAgctttatggaatgattatttttccGACAACTGTACGTTTCCTGACGATTATTTTCGTAGACGCTATCGAATAAGCAAACCTTTGTTTCTTCGGATATGTCAAGGTATAATGAATTTTTCTCAAACTCCGATTCCTGAGTATTTTACTTATTTTCATCAAAAACGTGATGCTTGTGGGCTACTTGGTTTTAATATTGTTCAAAAAGTAACATCAGTCATACGTCAACTAGCGTATGCTGCGACGGCCGATCTTTTTGACGAGTATTTGCATATGGGTGAACAAACCGCATATGATTGTTTAAATAAATTTTGCAAATGTATTTTTCACTTGTACGCAACAGAGTATTTGAGAAAACCAACTGCACATGATGTGCAACGTTTGACCACTAAACATGCTCAAATACATGGATTTTCGGGGATGTTAGGAAGCATCGATTGTATGCATTGA